GTCCTGGGGGCCACAAGCCCGCCCCTCAATCCAGGTCATTGGGGCTGCAGGCTGGGGTCCTGCTATGCCAGGGACTGCCTGAGGGTTGGCAGCATGGAGTAGGAAACAGAAGCCGGATTCAGGGTCCTTCATGAATGTAAGCCACCAGCTGGGATCTTCAAGCAGTCACACGGTTCGCAGGATCACCAGGGAGAGAGCGTGGTCAACCCCCCAAGCATGTGAGAGGGCTGAGCACAGGCGATGCTGCTGTGTCCTCTCCTCTTACTGCGTTCCCCTGATGCTAGCCCAGGTGCTCTGGGGTAGTGGGGAGAGATGCCAGCCTGGATTCCACCTGCAGCTGCTAGACATATCCCGTCAGATTGTAGGAGTTGACCTCACTCTTGGTCTTCTGCATCTGGCTGACAGAGGGCTGGGGGCTTTTGCTCgccagcagctggggctgatAGGTGTAGGTGGTTGCTGGGTcccgggcagggcaggaggtgcagAGGATGAAACCGCCgatgagggagaggagagaggagatgaTGCCCAGGTAAAGAGCCTCCCCGAGTTCGAACTTCATGCTGTCAGGGAGCACGGGGTTGCGGAAATCCCGCAGCACCACATGGATGTTCCACACCAGTGGGATGAAGCAGAGCAGCCCCCCGAGGATGAAGACTGCGCCGCCCGCCACTGCCACCCGGTCCTTGCCCGGTGAGCCCTGGTTGAAGACAGTGCACCTCATGCCCACGACGGTGAGGAGGCAGGCGAGGGAGGAGACGGCACAGGAGCTCACCATCAGGGCTTGGGCCGCCTGGACGTCGGCAGGCAGGTTGAGCAGGGAGCTGTAGATGTCACACTGGGTGATGCCCGTGCTGTACGTGGCACACTCCATCCACAGCCCCTTGGTGAAGCTCACGGCTGTCACGATGCTGGAGCCGATGTAGGAGCTGACCTTCCAGCTGGGCAGCAACGTGGCCGTCAGCGTGCCGATGTAGCCCAGGAAGGCCACGGCATAGCCCAGTAGCTGCAGCCCCATGGACACCATGGTCGGGGTCGGCTGTCACCTGCCCAGGGCTCGCGGCTTCTCACCCGGTTCCCTCCCGTGTGCTCACGTTCCCATCGCTCTGCGAGGAGCTCCGCTCGGAGCGCTGCAGCTCCGCCCCACTCCCGGGGGTGCTGCTTTTGTGCAGGGTGGGAGCCGCGGGAGGTTACCTGCAAGAGTGGAAAGCAATCCCTCGCCGATTAACGATTGACCCAAGCCTGTGGAGGAGCGCCAAGCGCCCTTTCACCTCCGCTATCTCCCCAGCCAGGCTTCAGAGGCAGAGCGGTGCTGCCCAGGAAGGACGCCAAAGCCCTCCCCTGCACTGACGCTGTGGGCAGAGATGGAGAGCCAGCTGCTGGTGGGGGGAAAGTGCCCACTGCCTTCCTGGAGATCCCTTGTCTCCTGTGATATCTCAATTTGGAAGCCAAAAAGCTATGGCTGCACCATGTTATTTGGGACCTGCCGGAGGTGATTTCAGCCGAGGAAAGGGGATGGCACCTCATTGCCATCTGCATGGGGCTTAACCAAGGCATCTGGACACACCCACAACCCACCCCGAGCTGCTGAGGCTGCACTGGGACAATGGGATGCACCCACCTGAGGTTGAACCATGGATATCagcctttctgtgctgctggggacaGCGATGGAGAGGGATGCACGTGACAGTGACACCTGCATCTGCAGGACAGCCTGGAGGTCCACCAAGGGCAGAATCACATCAAGGCAAAGCAGGCTGGCATCATGTTTGGGATGCTTGCAGGAGAGCACCCCAGCTGAGGGGGGTGACTGCCCCATGGAGGGGTGAGCACACTAGGGTGCAGCTCATGCTGGGTTCTTTCTGCCTGTGCCAtctcctgcccacagccctgcacgCAGCTGTGGAGGTTGGCAGAGGCAGTGGAGTGGGTCGGttggtttttcctctgctttgtttcAAAATTCCTCCTCCTTTGTGAAATCAGACTAAGCCCATGCCGCCCCTGCACTGCAGCCAGTGGCTTCCTTGTTACCCAGGAAGGCTCCTAACTGAGTGTGCTGCCACCACTCAGGGCCTCCACTGtactccctgtccccctgctgCCACCTCAAACGCTTGGCACCAAAGTTTCCCAACTTTCTGCCTCCTCTCCTGTGCACTAACCAAGACCTCCCATGCCTGTCAGGGGTATTGCTGGACAAGAAACACCTGGGGTGCTCAAGGAGTTGGCAAAAAGTCCGGGGGGGTTGGTGCCGGAGTTCTGCGGTACTTAcggaggtgctgcaggagcagtgcGGGACCGAGGGTGGCTGCAGCCAGGAGTTACCCAGGACTGGAGGCAGCTGGTCAGGACAGGGTGAGCAGCCGGGGCCCAGCCTGGGAGCTCAGGGGCTGCAAGTTGTTTAGCTACAGCTTTGCAAAATCCACCTGCAAATCTCCGCCTGGATCAGAGGCTTATTGCAGATCAGAATTAAACCCTTTTGGTGTCAGGAAGGATTGGGGAGCTGGGACGCCTTGTTTTGCTTGTTGTCTATGAATTATCAAGGTAGATTTGCCTAACTGGCTCGGGACTGAGGCTTGCTGTCACCCTTCTGGACTGCCTTAGTGCCTGGCAGGTGACTGTGTGCCACCATCTGTGTGTCTGCTCTGGACTGCACTGCCCGTGCTGGGATCAGAGGGGCAGTGAAACACCAACAGGTTGAACTCTCCATGCCTGCAGAGCAAGCCTGGGCTGTTGGTTCACTCTTCCTGGCCCTGCTTGTCCTCCCCGGGGTTTGTTGTTGTAAGACTACTGGCCCAAATGAGGAGCAAATGGAGAAGGTAATGAGGGCTGTGCTAGCCCCGTGCCCCCTCCTGCTCACCGGCTGCCACAGATGGAGAAAGGCAGGGAGGGCCCCTGGTGACAAATTGtgctcagagctgagcagagtcTGGCCAGTGTTTGGACAGGGGTGTTTGGAAGCTGATAGCAGAGCTACAGCAGGGACCAtttgctattttctttccttgtccCAAACTGAAACactcctgggagcaggaggtgacCCATCTGCCACTGGCACTTTGCTCTGAGTGCTTGGCCAggagcagtgggcagggaggggatgtgtggcaggtgctggtggcagtggAGTAGGTGGCATCAGCCTTGCACCCTCATATTGTGAAGCTTTTTTGTACCTCCTGGTGTGGTCTCAAAAAGCCaaaggagagggcagggagaaagGGCAAGTGTGTGCTTTTCCTACTGCCAGCAATGTGGGAATGGGACCTGGCAGCTTCATGGGACAGTGGGCCATGGATACCTAAGCAGGACCattgccctgcctgtgctgaagGTCCAGGCCTGCCCCCTGTCTTCCCTCTCTGTCCTCTCTGGATTATCCCATCACCTGCCTCCTGGTTGCTCTTTGCTTGGTACTACTGCAGTCCATTACACTGTCCTCATTACTTACTCACTGTCCTCATCATgccctttgtcctgtccctgtcacaAGCCCACCACATTGCACCCATGGCATGCCACCAGCATGCAGTCCCATCCAATTCCCATTGCACtgccccatcccattcccattgcactgccccatcccattcccattgTGCTGCCCCATTCCATTCCCATTGCAccattcccatcccatgccCATTGTGCCATCCCCATCTCATGCCCATCATACCGCTCCAAcactccccatccctccccataTCCCCCCTCCCTTATGTAAATGGCTACAAAGAACACTTAATCATCCTTGTTAATTGTCTCTGCCTTCCCTTGTTCCCCCCCTGGGGATTTTCTCACAAATGGTGTCTAACTTTTCCccttctgtgttttgcttttccacCAGAGATCGCagccctgccaccctcagcccccccagctctctgtTTACACAACTGGGACAAATTTCACACTGCGGGGACTGCTGTCCCCACATCCCCGGCCCTTTGCTTCCCTGCCCCAAAGAATTTGTGAGCCACGGCTGAGGCAGGGCTATAAATGTGTCCTCAGCAAGGGTCTGCAGCGCCAGAAGGGACAGTGTCGCCTGCCACCATGCAAGCTGCTGCCTGTTGCCTTCCTCCCCCCGGGCTCCGGGTGCCTGTGCTCAGTgcttgcccagccctggggctggagcaagGGGGAAGGTACTGGGTGCTGCGCTGTCCGGAGcggtggggagggcagggggcacgTGGaaggtgggatggggaaggtgggatggggagggctCCCGCTGGGTTTGGGTGAAGGCTGCTCTGGTGGGGCCCCCCTCTGATTCCAGTGGCCACGGGTGAGCCAGAGGGTGCTGGCACCCCCGGGCAGGGGCTGAgcgggtgggtgggtgggtgagaCTCTGGGGTTGTGGTGGGGGGAGCAAGGCAAAGGGGAGCGGGCCAGGGTGGGTGGCTGTCGTGCTGAACCTGCTCTGTCACCTAGACCCCTTCCTCTCTGGAGACCgtggctgcccccagcccaggagggACCCGGGACGCGGCGGGAGCAGACGGACCCTGTGAGTTTGACCCGTTCTAATGTGTCTGTCCCAATGTCCCGCAGGTTGGGGTCCCTGTTTGGCAGAAAACCAACCTCTCGCCCCAGTGTGGTTCCCCCCGGGTCCTTCCCCTCAGAGTCGCCCATCCCCGGCGCTGTCGCATGGTGGCACCGCGCCCGCCTCCCCTGGAGCATCCCCGCTGTGCCCGCATgtctgggcagggccaggctgatCCCCGGGGGCACCGcggccagcacagcccccagcagctggaggggccGCCTGTTCCCAGCCCGGGCGGGCATTCCTCAGGGGGTTAGCGGGATGCCTGGGCACGAGGGGCAGATTACCCTGGCACAGAGCCTGTCGGGGCTGCGGGAGGTGGGTGCCAGCTCCCTTTGCGGGGGTGTGAGCGCCTCAGCTCCGGGGCGGAGAAAGGGGGACCTGCCGGTGTgcggggcacagccctgcccctggtGCCAGCTGGGTAGGGGGAGCAGGACCCCCCGGACAGGGACCACCCGGCTGTGTCTCCTCAGGCTCGGGACGCAGCGAGGGATGGTGGCCCCGACAAGGCGCTGTCGTTCTTCCGACACCCGGTCAGGTAGGAGCGCCGggcgggcggtgccggggccgcgggggcggcgggcgcggggctcACCGCGGCTGTCCCCGCACAGGCTCCTCTGGCCCAAGTCCAAGGCCTTTGACCACCTGTACGGCGTgggggagaagctgctgcagaacTTCCCGGTGCAGGCCACCCTCTGCTTTTATGAGGACTCGGGCAgcgaggaggaggaagaagaagaggaggaggaggaggaggaggaggctggggaCGTGACAGCGGATCGCCCGCCGCAGGCTGGCAGCCCCGGCTCCGGCAGGCCGGCGTGAGGcggcaggcagggacaggcagggacaggcaggcaCCGCTGCGGGCGGAGCGGGCACAGACCCCGCCCGGGGGTCTCCGCCCGTCCCCGGGGCCGCGCCCGGGGCTGCGCGGGAACCGCGCAGGACTACAACTCCCAGCGGCCACCGCGGCGCCACAACACATCCTGATTGGCTGAGGGAGGGGGCGTGTCCCCGCCCACTCCCCGCCCCGCGTTCCTATTGCAGGAGGAAGGCGGAGCGCGCGGGTGGCGGAGGGGCGCGATTGGCCGAGGGACGGGGAGGGGCGTGTCGGGGGCGGGGCCTGGGCGCCCCTGCCCGGCGGCGGGAGGGAGCGGctgcggcgggcgcggggccgccATGAGGTaccggcggggccgcgggcggGGGCTCCGGGGCTGCGGGACCGGGGCTGCACGGAAGGGCCTGAGGCTGGCGCGGGGTCTTTGGGCACTCGGAGAAGAGCAGGGCGGCGGAGGCGGGGGGGACGTGTCGGTGGGCCGGGGGGGTGTGTGGTGGGGCCCGGGAATAGAAGGCCCTcacacagcctggcaggtgAGATGGGGGCCTCACCTGTGGGGTGACAGGTGAGGTGGGAGATCCCTGCTGTGGGGTGACAGGTGAGGTGGGGGGCCCCTGCCGTGGGGTGACAGGTGAGCTGAGGGTCCCCGCCTTGGGGTAGCTCTGGAAGCTGAGGGGGACTGGAGAGCCCCCGCGAAGCTCGGCGGGTGAGCTGGGGGTCCTTGTTGTGGGGTGGCAGGTGAGCTGGGGGTCTCTGCCGTGGGGTGGCTGTGGGAGACGGGAATAATGTGGAGTTGGGTTTGGGCACGGAGCGGCCGTGGCAGCGTGAGGAGCGGCGCGGGGAGTGCGATGGGACCTGGGGGCTGTTTTGGGAGGGTGAGGCTTTCCGTGGGGATCCCACGGTCCCTGTCTAGCGTAGTTGGTGTAGCCTCTTCTCACGGCGGATCTCAGCACGGAAAGCCCCAGTGCTGGGTCCAGCTGAGCCGCTGGCACCGCGGTACGTGATGCCGGCAGAGTCAGCATCCTCCCTGCGTGCCGCGGCGCGTCACTGGGGGCTGTGGGTCCCCCTGCCCCGcacctgtgcccccccagcctggcaAGAAGGTGCCATTTCCTAGTGTGGACCCCCAGGCTCGCTCAGGAACCGACACCACGCGTGCACCGTGTTTTCCCAGCACGATTTCCTCCTTTGGCGTCGGTGACGGGAGCGGGGGCGGAGATGGGGGAGCCTGGGGGAGACACAAATGTGCGACTGCAGCATCCTCACTCCCACGGCTGCATCCCTCGCGCCTCTTCACGGTTGCCTTGGCAACCTCCTATCGATGGGGTATTTATAGAGGATGGGAAGCCGAAGAGGGGGGGGGGACCGGGAATGGGTGGGCGTCTGCTGGGTCAACCTCCAGCTTCAGGCTTCTCTCAGCCTGCGTGGCTGTGTGGGGGCGGGAGGGATGCTGCTCCCCTTGGCGTCAGCGTGTGTGGTGCTCCAGCTTTTCCTGCTCACAGGAGCCCGGGGAAGTGGTTAAGGAATTTGCAcgtggaaataaaaataagtgtCTGGGATGTCTGCCTTTCTCAACGGCATCGCTCGTGCTTCTAGGTTTGTGTGGACCTGCCTTATTGTTTGCACTGGAATAAACCACCTCTGACATTGGAAGCATTGACACAGATACTTGGAAAAAACCGAAAGactgtaaattaaattaaagaacATTAAATTTGTTGTCTGATGAATGATGTGGGTTATGAAGCTGGGGATCCTGACAAATCCAGTCCttatttctgtgtctctgtacTCCTGTCCATCAAAGTGGGGAAATGCCTGTAACAATGAGTGATAGAGAGGATTTGTGTGGGAACTGTGGCAAGTTCTCCATGCTGTGCTTTCTTTTATCCTGGGAGTTTGGGTCTCTTCCTAAAAACTGATGACAACAAAAGCAGGTCAGCTAGTCCCTGATCAGAGCAGACACAGCCTGTCAGGGAATGCATGGATCTGGAAGGCTGTGGGGGAGTGCATGGATCCAGAGGGCAGTGGGGAGAATGTGTGGATCTGGAGGCCTCTCACATGCCCCAGAAGGGCTCAGGAAAGCAGGGttgggctgtggggcacaggagaCAGCAGACCTCACCTGAGTAGTTCTGGtgctctgctgctttccctccctTGTTCTTGCTTCAACTCCAGACTGGGGTTTGCAATCTGAGCTTTGCAAACTGTTGGGAGGATGCTGCTTTCTCCCTCTGCAGACAGATCCAGGCTTGCCTGCCCTCTTGCCTCTTATGGTGTAGGAACCTTGGAAACCACGGGAAACCTGATGCTGGCAGGGAGAGGTGCTTGATTTACTGGATGGTGACTGTTGTGAGGTGTGGTGGTGCCTGCCGTGATGGTGTGTGgcaccagctcctctgtgtgTCTGGGTGCCTGCCTTTTATGTGGAAGAACAGCTGtgtttccagccctgctgaccCCCTGAACatctctgtgctgtccctgaCTTCGCTCCAGCTGAGCGGATCCAAGCGCTTTTGGAATAACTGAGTATCTGAAGTCCTGGACCTGAGGCTAGCATGTGGTTTGGTTCCTGCTGCTTTGAACTGTGTTTGCTCCTTCATCTGCAGTAGATCACTGTAGGAGCTGGGTagtcctgtcccctctgtctccTGACAGAGTTGTGGCTTTGCCACAGCAAGATGTCACACAAAGTGAGAGTTAGCCCAGAGTGGTCTGATCCGTGGGGAATCAAGCACAGGGAGAAGACAAAGCATGAAAAACAAGTGCATGAAACTCCTGCAAGCAGAGAAGGACATCCTGtgcttctgcagagctttgCTTCACTCTTATGGGGCTTTGTTTACTATAGCTTTGTTCTTTAAGCACAAAAGGTGCTTTTCCAGCTGGATAcctgctgtcctgggagcaggtgctgtgcagggagctcTGTCACTCTTGCTGCTGCCCTTAGCTTCGCCCAACAACCTTTAGGAGGTGCatgtccttttcttttctgctaTGTAGTCAGCTTTTTGGCAGTGGAGCAAACTGTATGGCTCCGTTTATTGCAGATTGTGGGTAGGAGTTGCAGAAGTGAGAACTGGCACGGCTGTGAAGTTGCTCTAAAACAGGATGACTGCTTTACCTGTACCCGTCAATCTCTTGTGGAAGGGAAGAGCACTGAGCTGCTTCCCACAGCTTCTGACACACAGGTCGTCTTGTCTGGTGATGAGAAATGCGGTCTTCTTTGTCCAATTCTCCCCTTCCTACTTTGCTTGTCTGCATTGGGTTTCTTGGGCAGGGCCCTCATCTTCCCTCGACTGGGACCTGCCCCAGCACTTCGGGAGCTGAGGGTCCCCAAGCCCCTCCAGCCGTGCAAAGAGTGGGGAGGCAGCTGGATTCCTTGGCTCTCTGCAGAGGCATTGCTTGGCTGGGATCTGTCCTGTGCCCACCAGTTAGCACCCTGCTTTCTGCATGACCCTGATTCTGGGCAATGGAGGTCTTGGGCTTCAGAGAGTGATTTAAGCTGTCAGTGACtctcctgttttcttccctGCAGGTAGGCAGGAGCCCTCCCGTGGCCGACTGAGGCAGCATGGCAAGTAAGTGCTCCCCAGGCAAGATGGAGAGGTGGTGGTGTGctggaagagagaaggaggaTGTTTGGCAGCCATCTCTCAAGGGAGGGCTGTCTGTGCTTTCTGGGGGGCGTTATGCTCTATGGGGAGCTGATGCCATCAGCTGTTAGCCTGTGTGAGGTCTGAGGTCTGGCCTGACTTgtgcttttctctcccttctgcaAGGTGGGAGTCAAGAGGAGGTGCTGAAGGTCTGACCTCTCTGGGACTACCCAGAGGCcacagcatttctttctttgtgtgatGCTTGCCATGCAGGATGGGCCTCCCAGAGGCTCTTTGGGCTGACCAGCCCCTCCGCAGGGGCTGCTGGTCTGCGCTGACATCTCCCACCACGGTGCTCCTTGTGGCCCACGACTGGCACCCCaccagtgcccaccccaggggCCACACTGCCCTGGGGCATGTGTGGTTGGTGGCACTGgggctctgtgtgcctgtggATAGGCAGCTGCTGAGCTCGGCCCCACTGGGAGCTCCCCGTGGCACACCCAAAGGAGTGCCCAGTCAACGGGGCTGAGGCTGGCGAGGGTACAGGGTGGAGGATGGTGTGTGGTCTGTTCAGAGCTGGGCTCAACCCTCCCTCCTCGCTcttctgggcagcctgtgcgGAGGCTGCGTGCAGCGACGTGCTGGGAGCTTAAGGAGCACAACAGTAGTGAATGGAGAGACACAGAGATCTATCTGGGATCTCAGGATTTGTTTGGAGTGTCGCCAGAGCCAGCTGTGAAGTTGGAGGCGGTGTCCatgctggggaggagaaggaccCCAGGGATGACAGGTATGCCTTCTTTCATtatctgtgctgtgctgggtcGGGGAGGGAGCAGAGATCTTCAGGCAGTGTTTTTAAAAGGCTGCTTTAATCTCCAGTTAATGAGGAAGGTGTCCAGCTGGGTCC
Above is a window of Pithys albifrons albifrons isolate INPA30051 chromosome 14, PitAlb_v1, whole genome shotgun sequence DNA encoding:
- the CLDN2 gene encoding claudin-2; amino-acid sequence: MVSMGLQLLGYAVAFLGYIGTLTATLLPSWKVSSYIGSSIVTAVSFTKGLWMECATYSTGITQCDIYSSLLNLPADVQAAQALMVSSCAVSSLACLLTVVGMRCTVFNQGSPGKDRVAVAGGAVFILGGLLCFIPLVWNIHVVLRDFRNPVLPDSMKFELGEALYLGIISSLLSLIGGFILCTSCPARDPATTYTYQPQLLASKSPQPSVSQMQKTKSEVNSYNLTGYV